The nucleotide sequence AAAATGCACGATTACAGCCCGGAAGTTTTGGATAAATATACTGGCATCCGCGGCGAAATCATGCAGGACGGTTCGCTGTCGCGCAAAGAAAAAGACGCGTTGATTGCCAGCATGAATGCAGCCCGCCTTTACTCGCGCAGCATGCTGTTCCATACAAAAGGGGCCGTCGATTTCGGCTACTCTGCAGCGGAACTGCTTGAGTTTTTCCTGACTGCTTACTTGTACAAAGGCGATGCAGCGTTGAAAAGAGCGTTTGAAGCGATTCCGTATGCACTCGAATTGAGCGGCAACCCGGTCGTTCTTCCGGAAGCCACTCCTGAAACGGCTGATGATTTGCTCGGCACGATGCTTGGCTGGCTGAAAGATGAAGAGACGGCTTATCTAGAACAAGTGGTTTCAGCAATCAAACAAGGGAACAAAGAAGAGCTGGCGGCTTTGATTCTGGCAGACGGCAAAGTCTCTTCAAAATTAAAGCATCTGAATATGGCGGGCAACTTTATCGTGGAACTCGACGGCAGCGGGGCTGCGCCGTGGATGGAAAAAGCGCGCGCAGCCGGTGGATCGGAAGCAGATTTGGCGGATCTTGGCTATATTTGCATCCTGACGGCCGGCATCCCCGCCTGGTTTGAATTGAGCGACTCATTAAAAACGGTGGAATAAGCACGGAATGGAGGAACACCATGTCAAAAATACAGCATGACATACAACAAGCATTATCTTACGTAAAATCAGGGGATACCGTTTTAGTCGGCGGCTTTGGCTTGATCGGCGCTCCTCTTACCCTAATAGATGGACTGACGGAAAAAGACGTCAACGATTTGACGATTGTCAGCAACAACCTCGGAGAGTCCGGCAAAGGGCTCGGCATCCTGTTGAACCAGAACAAGATCAAAAAAGGCATCGGCTCTTATTTCACGAGCAACCGTGATGTGGGCGATAAATACCAAAGGGGCGAAATTGAACTCGAGCTCCTGCCGCAAGGGACGCTCGCCGAATCGATGCGGGCAGGCGGTGCCGGAATTGGCGGCTATTATACGACGACCGGCGTCGGCACAGACCTCGCTAAAGGAAAAGAAGAACGCGAAATCGACGGTGTGAAGTACATCCTTGAAAAAGCGATCCGTGCAGACGTTGCGTTGATCCGCGCCCATAAAGCGGATACACTCGGAAATCTTGTGTATTACAAGACGGCACGAAACTTCAACCCCTTGATGGCGACCGCTGCGAAAACAGTGATTGTCGAAGTGGATGAAATCGTAGAGCCGGGCGAATTGAATCCGGAAGAAATCGTGACGCCTTTCATCTATGTGGATTTCATTGTGAAAGCCCAGCAAATCCTGACAAAAGAAGGAGTGGTGAGCGTATGACAACCCAGATGAGCAAAGCAGAAACTCAGCATATGATTGCGAAGCGCGTCGCTCTTGAACTCCAAGGCCCTTGCACCGTCAACCTTGGAATCGGCATTCCGACGCTGGTGGCGGAATACATGACCGCTGATGATATTTACCTCCACACGGAAAACGGCCTGCTCGGTGTAACGGATGTCGAGGAAGCGGATATCGATCCGAACTTGGTCAATGCCGGAAAATTGCCGGTCGGCGAAGCAATCGGTTCCTCTTTCTTCAACAGCTCGGATTCGTTTGCGATGATCCGCGGCGGACATGTCGATGTTGCCATACTCGGTGCACTGCAAGTAGACGAAACCGGCGTCATTGCCAACTGGGCGGTTCCCGGCAAAAACATCATGGGTGTCGGCGGTGCGATGGACCTGCTCGTCGGCGCTAAAAAAGTCTTTGTCACAATGAACCATACCTCCAAAGACGGCAGCTCGAAATTGCTGAAAGAATGCACCTACCCCATTACATCGACGCGCCAAGTGGATATGATTTTTACAGAACTGGCAGTATTCAATGTAGAAGATGGACAATTAAAACTGGTCGATTTAATGCCGGGAGCAACGATTGAAGAAGTCCGTGAAAAAACGGAAGCAGCTTTTATTGAGTAAAATGCAGAAAGTGGGTTTATTCGCATGAAAATACGTTCTTTTGAAGTTTATATATTGGATTTGCCGACCATCCGTCCCCATCAACTGGCCATGCACACCATTACCGTGCAGACGATTGTGGTCGGCTGTGTGACAGACGACGAAGGCCGCGAAGGCTGGTCCGAAGTCGCGACAATCGGCGGCGCATCCTACGGCGAATCAACGCCGGAAGCCATCAAGGCGAATATCGACACGTACATCACCCCTCTGATCATCGGACAGGACCCGAATCATTTTGACCGCATCATGAACGATGTGGCGAAACTTGTTCGCGGCAATTACTTCGCCAAAACCGTTGTGGAAAATGCCATTATCGACTTGGCGGCGAAAGCGAAAAACATCCCCGCTTTCGAATTGTTCGGCGGCCAGATCCACAAATCCCTGCCGATTGCGTGGACGCTCGCTAGCGGCAATACCGAAAAAGACATTGAAGAAGCACAGGAAATGCTGGAGAAAAAGCGCCATAATATCTTCAAGCTGAAAATCGGCAAAGGCGATCCGTTCAAGAACGTCGAGCATGTCCGCAGCATCAAAGAAGTGCTCGGCGATGCGGCGCGCCTGACAGTCGACGTCAACCAGGCATGGGATGAAGATACTTCGAATTATTGCATCGCAGCACTCGAGGCAGCTGGCGTTTCGATGGTCGAACAGCCGCTTGCTGCATGGGATTTTGAAGGCATGTCCCGCCTCACTGCCAAATTCAACGTGCCGATCATGGCGGACGAAGCAGCGACGAGCATCCAGGACGTTTTCCGGATTGCGAAGTATCGCGCCGGCAACTCCATTGCCCTAAAACCATGCAAGCACGGCGGCATGACTCAGACAAAAAAAGTGGTTGGCATCGCTGAAGCGTCTGGCCTCGGGCTATACGGCGGCACGATGATCGAGTCGAGCCTTGGGACAGCCGCGTGCGCTCAGTTGTATTCAACAATTTCTGACATGAAATTCGGCACCGAAATTTTCGGTCCCCTGTTGTTCAAAGACAATGTCACGGTCAATGACATCAAGTTCGAGAACTTTGAAGTGATTGTTCCGGACGGACCGGGATTCGGCATGGAAATCGACAAGGAAAAAGTGAAGCATTACGCACGGGAATTTTCCGGAAAACAGGAGATGATGAATTGAAGAATGTAGTAATTGTAGATTCTGTCAGAACCGCCATCGGAAAACTGGGCGGCACAATCGGCAATGAAACCGTCGATTTGCTTGGCGCCCACGTCATTGAAGAATTGCTCCGCCGCACTGGGCTTGACCCGGCTTCTGTCGAAGAAGTGATCATGGGACAGGCAAAGCAAAGTGCAGACGTTTCAAACTTGGCGCGCGTTGCTTTGCTGCGCGCCGGGCTTCCTGTCGAAGTGCCGGGCTACACCTTGCACCGTCAATGCGGTTCCGGCGTGCAGGCCGTCAATTCCGCTGTGCAGCAGATTGGCATGGGACTCGGCGACATCATCATCGCCGGCGGCGCCGAATCGATGAGCACCGCACCTTATTACGTCAACAAGGTGCGCTTCGGTACGGGTTCCGGCGATGTCTTGTTGAAAGACCCAAATACGGCGAGCCAGCCCGGTTCGCAGCCGGTGGAAACCTACGGCGAGCTGAATATGGGCATCACGGCGGAAAATGTCGCGGAGAAACACAAGATTTCGCGTGAGGAACAGGATGAATTTGCGCTGGAGAGCCAGGAACGGGCAGCAAATGCCATTGAAAAAGGCTTGTTTGATTCACAGATTGCGCCTTACTCGGTAAAAACACGCAAAGGTTCCATTGAGTTTAAAACGGATGAGCATCCGCGCCAAACTTCCCTTGAAAAACTGGCTGCACTAAAGCCGGTCTTTAAAGAAGGCGGCACCGTCACAGCAGGCAATGCCAGCGGACGAAACGACGGCGCGGCGGCATTGCTCGTTATGTCGGAAGACGAAGCGCTGAAACGCGGACTTCAGCCGAAAGCGCGCGTCATTGCGCAAGCGGCAGTCGGCTGTTCTCCGGAAGTGATGGGCATGGGTCCAGTGCACGCGACGTTCAAAGCATTGAAGCAAGTAAACTTGAAGATTGAAGATATCGACATCATCGAACTCAACGAAGCGTTCGCTTCCCAGGCAGTCGCCTGCATCAACGAACTTGGTACTGACCGCAGCCGGGTCAACCCGAACGGCGGCGCTATTGCAATGGGCCACCCAATCGGTGCGACCGGCGCCATCCTGTTGACGAAGCTCGTGCATGAACTCGAGCGCACCGGCAAGAAGTACGGCGTCGTCACGCTGTGCATCGCCGGCGGCATGGGGATTGCGTCAGTTGTGGAGAATTTGAGGGTTTAAGAGTGCAGTGCAGGATCCGCTGATTTTCAGTGGGTCCTTTTTTTGCTGCGGCGGGAGTGAATGCGTCGGAACGCAAATAAATCCCCGGAACGCAGATAAATCTCTTCGATCGCAGATAAATCCCCTGGAATGCAAAAACAGAGCGGCGCGTGGCCGCTCTGTTTGAAATTACTGTTCGTCAAAAATTAATTATTTTCGTCTTCTTCATTCTCGTCGTTTTCGTTTTCGTCAGCTTCGTTTTCATTTTCATCGGCTTCATTTTCGTCTGACTCATTTTCATTTTCATCGGCTTCGTTCTCGTTCGTCTCGTTTTCATTTTCTTCATTCTCGTTTTCGTTCACTTCAGATTCATTCTCATTTTCTGAATCGCCGCTGTTTCCTCCGCAAGCTGCGAGCATGCTTAAGGATAAAAAGGCAGCTGCACCGAGTTTCCACCAATTATTTACCGTCATCCAAGTTCCTCCTCAGTAATGGTCTTTCCCCTACTGATTATACCCGCCAATATACCGAGGAAACGCTGGCAGCCTTTTTGTGAAGCTGGCAATCAATTTTTCACATCGTATGATATCTGCCTCTTGAGGCGCCAGCTCAATTTTTAACGTCGCGGCCAGTTCCGTCTGTACAAACAGCATATCCCGGAAGCGGTCGACAGCGCCGCAGAATTCGGCGAAAAAGCTGTCGCCGGTCCCGAAGACAGCCGTCACCAATCCGGTTCGGTCCAACCTCTCGAATGCCTCGAATAAGCCGTGCATTTCTTTCGGAATCTCGCCGCTGCCCCATGTATAGGTGCCGACCATAACTGCGTCGTAACGTGAGAGTTCAGCAAGCGGGAAGTCCGCTACTGGCCAAAGCTCCACTTCCAGCTCCTTGGAAAGGCCGATTTCCTGCAATATCTCCGCCACCGCTTTCGTATTCCCAGTGACAGATGCGTAGATGATGGCAATCCGCGGTTCATAGTTCGTCGAAGCCATTCGACTGCGACACTTTCGAATAGGTCCGGGATTTCTGCTCGAAAAAGTCCGATTTGGTTTCATTCATCATGTCATCTCCAAACACCTGGATCCACGGCATCGGGTTGTTTTGTTCTGCGTACAGGTTGTCGAGTCCGAGCTGGCGCAGGCGTTTGTTGGCCAAGTATTCGACATAGCCTTCGAATTCGTCCAGATCAAGTCCCTGGATGTCCTTCAGAATGTGACGCGCCCATTCTTTCTCCAGCTCCACCGCTTTGTCTACAGCGTCATAGACGTATTGGATGTTTTCTTCGGTATTCAGTTCCGGATTTTCCGTTAGCATGATGCGGATAAACTGGGAAATGAAATACGCATGCTGCATTTCATCGCGTTGGATGTAGCTGATCATCGTACTCGTTTTGAGCATTTTCTGCTGGCGCGCCAAATGATAGAAAAAGGCGAAGCCGGCGTAGAAATAAATGCCTTCCAGGTTGATCGAATTGACGCTCAAGCGGAACAAGGTCTGCGGCGTTGGGTTCTGGCGGAACGCCTCGTAGGCATCCAGGATCAGGTCGTTGCGCTTTCTTACGATTGAATCGCTTTTCGCCTGGTTGAAGCGCGCATTTTGCTCGCTGATCGACACCAGTGAACTTAGGATATACGAATACGACTCGTTGTGCACCGCTTCCTGTTGGGAAATGACCGCGAAAATCGCCTTGAAGCTCGAGTCGGTGACATAGTCCATCGCCTGGCTCATTGTCGGCGTCTGCAGGCTGTCGAGCGACGCCAGCTGCGTGTTGATGCGCAGAAATACGTCCCGTTCAACATCCGTCAAATGGTCCCATTGCTTGATGTCGTCCTGCATATTGATTTCCTGCGCTTTCCAGAAGTTCGACAAAAGCGTTTGGTACAAATCGTACATTTGCGGATAGGCGATATCGTTCCAGTTTAATAAACCGGACGATTCCCCGTTGATGATGCCGGTGGATTTATTCGGCTGCTCGGGATTGAGCAGCTTGATCTTTTGCAGTGGTGCGTGAATGGACATAGTGGTTCCTCCTTAGCTTTGGCATGCTTCGCATTCTTCGATTTCCGCCTGGGATGTGCTGCGGACGTAGTACGTCGTCTTCAAGCCCTGTTCCCATGCTTCAAAATGCAGCCCCAGCAATTCTTTCGCTTTGATCGTATGCGGCACATAGAAATTGAAGCTGATGGCCTGGTCAATATGGCGCTGGCGGGCCGCGTTCTGGCGGATGCTCCAGTTTTGGTCGAGTACGTGGCGTGCGCGGCGGTAATAATCATAAGTGTTGTGGTCAAGATCCGGCGCCGTCACTTTGAATTTGAAGTTTTTCTTTTCTTCCGCAAATTCCACTGCATAGAGCGGGTCGATGCCGTCCGTTGAGCCGCCGATTTTAGCCGTCGATGAGTTCGGTGCCACCGCCATCATCCAGCCGTTGCGGACGCCGTTTTCCGTAATGGCGCTTTGCAATTCGTTCCAGCGAACGCTTGTATAGCCTTTTCGGTCAAAATACTCGCCGGTCTCCCATTCGGAGCCAGCAAATTCGCGGTATGCGCCTTTTTCCTTGGCAAGTTCCATCGAAGAGAGAATGGTATAGTAGGCGATTTCTTCGTACAATTTATCAGCAAACGCCACGGCTTCCTCGGTTTCCCAGTGGATGCCTTCAAGCGCCAAAAGATGGTGCCATCCGAAAGTCCCTAAACCAACTGCTCTATATTTCTTATTTGTTGCATCGGCCTGACCGACGGAAATGGTATTCAAATCAATGACGTTATCCAGCATGCGCATCTGAATCGGCACTAGGCGTTCCAGCACTTCTGCTTTCACCGCACGCGGCAAGTTGATCGATGACAAGTTGCAGACGACAAAATCGCCCGGCTTGCGGATCATCACAAGGTTGCCGTCTTCGTCCGTATATTCTTTTGTGATGGTTGTAGCTGACATATTTTGGGTTATTTCTGTACACAAATTACTACAGTAAATCGATGTAAGCCCCTTGCCGCGCAAGTGCTTGTTCGGGTTCTGGCGGTTGACTTCGTCGCGGTAGAACATATATGGCGTGCCGGTCTCAAGCTGCGACACCATGATGCGCGCCATAATGTCCATCGCCCGGTAGGTTTTCCGCGGCAATAACGGATTGCTGACCGCTTCTTCGTATTTCTCTTTGAAGTGCTTGACGTCCGTTTCATCGTAAAAGTCTTCCAGGCCAAGTGCAGTTCCCGCACTGTCTTTCCAGCCCATGATGGTCTTCACTTGGTGCGGGCAGAACGTATGCCATTCGCCGGTGCTGCGGCCGTTTTCATCGGTTTCCTTCAGCTTTTCCATGAATAGGTCTGGAATCGCCACGCCGGTGAAAATGTCGTGTGCTTTCCGGCGCTCGTCGCCGTTGTTCGTCTTCAAATCCAGGAAGCCGTTCATGATGTCTTTATGGAACACGTCCAGGTAAATCGCGACTGCGCCTTGGCGCTGGCCGAGCTGGTCGACGCTGACCGCCGTGTCGTTGACAAGGCGGATCCACGGAATGACGCCGGACGAATTGCCTTTGAATTTTTTGATGTCAGATCCCAAAGCGCGCACTTTGCCGTAATAGACGCCGATGCCGCCGCCGTCTTTGCTGAGGCGTGCAATGTCCCAGTTGTTCAAGTAAATGCCGTCAAGCGAATCGTCCACCGTATCGATAAAGCAGGAAGACAGCTGGCCAAAGCTCTTTCCTGCGTTCGACAGCGTCGGTGTTGCCACGGTCATATACAGATTGCTCATCGCCCAGTAAGCTTCCTTCACCAAGTCCATGCGCTTTTCCTTCGGTTCGTTTTGCATCAGCGTCATCGCGATGACAAGGAAACGCTCCTGCGGCAATTCGTGGACATTTCCTTCGTAATCCTTCGCCAAATAGCGGTCTGCCAGTAAAAACAAGCCGATGTAATTGAACAAAAGATCGCGATCTTCCTGGATTTCATTGCCCAGAGCCCCGATTTCCTCTTTTGAATAGCTCTTCAGCAAGTCACCGGAATAGATGCCGATGCTGCTCAGTTTTTCCACCAGTTCATAAAAATCGCCGTATTTGGATTCTGCCTGGTAGCCCCGACTATTCGCCGCGCCTTTGTACAAATCATTCAAATAAAGTTCCGCGGCAACGAATGTCCAATCCGGTTCCGCCATGGAAATGCGGTTGAGCGCATAAATCAAAGACTGCTCGCCTTTTGCCTGCGTTTCGAGTTCTGCTACTTTTTCGAGCAGCGGTGCGGCGTCGAGTTTGTAGACATCTCTCGCCCGCAGGATTGCTTTTGTCACGGCATCCGTTTCTGTGTAGATAAATGTATTCATATTAAACCAGCTCCTTTGCGTATTCGTTGATTTTCATGCGGCGCTGCTTGCGCTCCTGTGCACTTTTGAACAGCTTTTTCTCGTGTTCTGTTTCCGGCACCACTCCCGGCACCGGCGTCGGCTTTCCTGCTTCATCGACGGCGACCATCGTCAAAATGGCGGTGGTCGTCAAGGTTTTCTCCCCCGACTCGATGCTTTGGCATTCCGCTTTCACGTACACTTCCATCGATGTGCGCCCCGTGGATATGACGACGCCTTCCAGGAGCAGG is from Planococcus liqunii and encodes:
- a CDS encoding CoA transferase subunit A codes for the protein MSKIQHDIQQALSYVKSGDTVLVGGFGLIGAPLTLIDGLTEKDVNDLTIVSNNLGESGKGLGILLNQNKIKKGIGSYFTSNRDVGDKYQRGEIELELLPQGTLAESMRAGGAGIGGYYTTTGVGTDLAKGKEEREIDGVKYILEKAIRADVALIRAHKADTLGNLVYYKTARNFNPLMATAAKTVIVEVDEIVEPGELNPEEIVTPFIYVDFIVKAQQILTKEGVVSV
- a CDS encoding flavodoxin domain-containing protein, which codes for MASTNYEPRIAIIYASVTGNTKAVAEILQEIGLSKELEVELWPVADFPLAELSRYDAVMVGTYTWGSGEIPKEMHGLFEAFERLDRTGLVTAVFGTGDSFFAEFCGAVDRFRDMLFVQTELAATLKIELAPQEADIIRCEKLIASFTKRLPAFPRYIGGYNQ
- a CDS encoding muconate cycloisomerase family protein; translation: MKIRSFEVYILDLPTIRPHQLAMHTITVQTIVVGCVTDDEGREGWSEVATIGGASYGESTPEAIKANIDTYITPLIIGQDPNHFDRIMNDVAKLVRGNYFAKTVVENAIIDLAAKAKNIPAFELFGGQIHKSLPIAWTLASGNTEKDIEEAQEMLEKKRHNIFKLKIGKGDPFKNVEHVRSIKEVLGDAARLTVDVNQAWDEDTSNYCIAALEAAGVSMVEQPLAAWDFEGMSRLTAKFNVPIMADEAATSIQDVFRIAKYRAGNSIALKPCKHGGMTQTKKVVGIAEASGLGLYGGTMIESSLGTAACAQLYSTISDMKFGTEIFGPLLFKDNVTVNDIKFENFEVIVPDGPGFGMEIDKEKVKHYAREFSGKQEMMN
- a CDS encoding ribonucleotide-diphosphate reductase subunit beta, whose product is MSIHAPLQKIKLLNPEQPNKSTGIINGESSGLLNWNDIAYPQMYDLYQTLLSNFWKAQEINMQDDIKQWDHLTDVERDVFLRINTQLASLDSLQTPTMSQAMDYVTDSSFKAIFAVISQQEAVHNESYSYILSSLVSISEQNARFNQAKSDSIVRKRNDLILDAYEAFRQNPTPQTLFRLSVNSINLEGIYFYAGFAFFYHLARQQKMLKTSTMISYIQRDEMQHAYFISQFIRIMLTENPELNTEENIQYVYDAVDKAVELEKEWARHILKDIQGLDLDEFEGYVEYLANKRLRQLGLDNLYAEQNNPMPWIQVFGDDMMNETKSDFFEQKSRTYSKVSQSNGFDEL
- a CDS encoding carboxymuconolactone decarboxylase family protein, which gives rise to MSKALEYFKEVYDVVPGWVQKMHDYSPEVLDKYTGIRGEIMQDGSLSRKEKDALIASMNAARLYSRSMLFHTKGAVDFGYSAAELLEFFLTAYLYKGDAALKRAFEAIPYALELSGNPVVLPEATPETADDLLGTMLGWLKDEETAYLEQVVSAIKQGNKEELAALILADGKVSSKLKHLNMAGNFIVELDGSGAAPWMEKARAAGGSEADLADLGYICILTAGIPAWFELSDSLKTVE
- a CDS encoding 3-oxoacid CoA-transferase subunit B, which gives rise to MTTQMSKAETQHMIAKRVALELQGPCTVNLGIGIPTLVAEYMTADDIYLHTENGLLGVTDVEEADIDPNLVNAGKLPVGEAIGSSFFNSSDSFAMIRGGHVDVAILGALQVDETGVIANWAVPGKNIMGVGGAMDLLVGAKKVFVTMNHTSKDGSSKLLKECTYPITSTRQVDMIFTELAVFNVEDGQLKLVDLMPGATIEEVREKTEAAFIE
- a CDS encoding ribonucleoside-diphosphate reductase subunit alpha, whose translation is MNTFIYTETDAVTKAILRARDVYKLDAAPLLEKVAELETQAKGEQSLIYALNRISMAEPDWTFVAAELYLNDLYKGAANSRGYQAESKYGDFYELVEKLSSIGIYSGDLLKSYSKEEIGALGNEIQEDRDLLFNYIGLFLLADRYLAKDYEGNVHELPQERFLVIAMTLMQNEPKEKRMDLVKEAYWAMSNLYMTVATPTLSNAGKSFGQLSSCFIDTVDDSLDGIYLNNWDIARLSKDGGGIGVYYGKVRALGSDIKKFKGNSSGVIPWIRLVNDTAVSVDQLGQRQGAVAIYLDVFHKDIMNGFLDLKTNNGDERRKAHDIFTGVAIPDLFMEKLKETDENGRSTGEWHTFCPHQVKTIMGWKDSAGTALGLEDFYDETDVKHFKEKYEEAVSNPLLPRKTYRAMDIMARIMVSQLETGTPYMFYRDEVNRQNPNKHLRGKGLTSIYCSNLCTEITQNMSATTITKEYTDEDGNLVMIRKPGDFVVCNLSSINLPRAVKAEVLERLVPIQMRMLDNVIDLNTISVGQADATNKKYRAVGLGTFGWHHLLALEGIHWETEEAVAFADKLYEEIAYYTILSSMELAKEKGAYREFAGSEWETGEYFDRKGYTSVRWNELQSAITENGVRNGWMMAVAPNSSTAKIGGSTDGIDPLYAVEFAEEKKNFKFKVTAPDLDHNTYDYYRRARHVLDQNWSIRQNAARQRHIDQAISFNFYVPHTIKAKELLGLHFEAWEQGLKTTYYVRSTSQAEIEECEACQS
- a CDS encoding acyl-CoA thioesterase, with product MTEQITAGRSRTIQTKLVLPPDTNHMGTIFGGAVLAYIDEIAAVTAMKHSGKAVVTASIDTVNFLSSARVGNVLLLEGVVISTGRTSMEVYVKAECQSIESGEKTLTTTAILTMVAVDEAGKPTPVPGVVPETEHEKKLFKSAQERKQRRMKINEYAKELV
- a CDS encoding thiolase family protein, which gives rise to MKNVVIVDSVRTAIGKLGGTIGNETVDLLGAHVIEELLRRTGLDPASVEEVIMGQAKQSADVSNLARVALLRAGLPVEVPGYTLHRQCGSGVQAVNSAVQQIGMGLGDIIIAGGAESMSTAPYYVNKVRFGTGSGDVLLKDPNTASQPGSQPVETYGELNMGITAENVAEKHKISREEQDEFALESQERAANAIEKGLFDSQIAPYSVKTRKGSIEFKTDEHPRQTSLEKLAALKPVFKEGGTVTAGNASGRNDGAAALLVMSEDEALKRGLQPKARVIAQAAVGCSPEVMGMGPVHATFKALKQVNLKIEDIDIIELNEAFASQAVACINELGTDRSRVNPNGGAIAMGHPIGATGAILLTKLVHELERTGKKYGVVTLCIAGGMGIASVVENLRV